The DNA window CAGGAAATTGCGCCTGCAGCAGTCGGCGTACCTCTCCGTTGCGGTAACTATCGATGTCCAGCTCCGGCTGGTCCAGGAAGAGCTGAATTATTTGCTGCTTCCCAGCCTTCACCTTGCTCTTTCTCAGCACATGGTGCAAGGGTGTGAACTCGCCCTGGTCCACGATATTCGGCGAGGCGCCGTAGTCCAGCAGGAGTTGCATGCAGGAGTGCACCTCTGGGGCATTTTCCTCCGTGAGATTCTTGGCCAGTGAGTTGAGTGGAGTAAGTTGCCCGTACTTTCTGTCAACCTGCACTTGTTTTCCGGGGCGGTACTTAAGGAGCGCCGCCAGGTTTCCTGGGTCCCTCGAGTCGGCCGCATAGCTGACTGCGGCCTTGTCCAGCTTCTGGTTGATCTGTGGAGATGAGCTGGGGTTAGCTGGGGTCCGACATCTGCCCTGTGATGCTTTACTCACGTGGTTGACCTGGCTGCCGTGGTCGATGCAGGCTTCTATGAAGTCCCGACAACCTGGTGTGGAGAGTGCCTTCTCGTAGATGCTGGTATGCCGGTCGTCCTGCAGATCGGCCAGGGCACCGCTGTCCAGGGCAGCAACGAACTGCCGAATGTCCTGCTTGGCCAGAGCTCCAGCCAGCTGGGCCTGCGGATCGATGAAGCCGCAGCTGTTAAAGTCCATTGGTGTGGTCTGCAAAGAGAGAGCAGCCACGGAGCGGATGAGCAATGTGAGATGAGCAATTACCCCCACGCGTCGAATGAGTAACTTAACTGAGTTAGCTTGAAATGAAGCAAGAACCCGCATTGCTCACTCAGCCAACTTTGTGACCCCACTAGACCCAAAGGCCTTGGAAGCCAAAAACAATGGCTTTGAATTGGACGCTCTCAAAAAACGGCATTTGACATCGCTTCATGCTACGATGGTTTTCACATGGAGTGGACGCGGACGTGGACATGAGGCTGGAATGGAGCGGGAGCAAAAAGCTGCCCTACAGGTTTCTTCACAGCCAAATCTCCGTTTTGGGGGCACTTAAAGAAAGCGTCTTAAGTGGTTTCTGTGGTACCGAACTCGGGCTTAAATTGCTCCCCCGTGtagttattaaattataacaaTCCATGCGAAGACAAGACGAGGTTTGAGCTCCCAAAGTGCCAGCAGTGATCCACTAAATCTGAATCAGGTTTGGTGCGGGTTTCAGCGGCTAACGATCATAAAgaataatcataaaataatCGACACATCAGTATCAATTAGCAATCAATTTGTTGCGCTCCACGCTTTGATAACCCTTGATGGGCCTCCAATGGAGCCTGGGGGCGGCTCGGGCAATGGGAGCGCTGAAATCGCGAGATTTATAGGCGGCTTTGTTCGTAAATTTCAAGGCGGCTTCTTCTGGGGGATTCTCGTTTCCACTTTTGCTGAGCTGACCGTCTTGATACTTGAAATGTGTGAGAAATCTGCTAATCACACTTGAAACCTGGCTAATTTGAATACGCCGCTTCCGATTATTTATCAACAGCCGAAGAATGGGTAATCAGGAAACGTATACCCGACTCATCCGTTGAAAGCGGCTTCTCAGTCGAAGTCTTTTGGGTTTTGTAAATGACCCCCCCAGGTGGCAAGTTCAGCCTGATAAGATAGACAGAATCGCACAATCATCTCCTCTAATTGGCCCACTGTTTGGCCCCTCTGTTTGTGCTGTGTATTTGGCCACTAGGCTATTTGTAAAACCAATTGACAAACAACTTTATTGTTTGCCCAGCTCAGGCCCAAAGTCTTAGGCGACAGTTGACAGAATGGCGTAATAAAACTTAGAGTGAGTCGAGTGAACCGGGGAAGCAAATTCTTCGCAGTCTTCGGGATTGGGATTTGGAATGCACTTAGAGGCTGCCAAAAGAAAACCCGTCGATCAGGTTTGCACAGAAAAGCAAGAGACAAGCAAATACTAACTCAAACGGAAGAATTGCACAACGCTTGGcagaaaagtggaaaaatcgGAGTTACCATTACTCATTTCCAATATAGAGTGATGTGATAGAGAAGTTTCAGAGCTTCAGCCTACAATCGACATGCCTTCAAATATCATGCGCAAATATTCCTTAATTCCCTGAAAGAGTACACAAACTTCGACTCGCTGATAACATTCTTCCCCGCTTTCTCTCCCCCCCCTCGCTACATCCAAATCAGACCCAACAGCGCCCCATCGGGCATCCCGGAACAAGAGAGGGGAATGGGTGGTTGGGGGGATAGTCTGGAAAATGTCGGAATGAAGGGGAGATTCGCGACACCGACAGCTGGATAGGAAGCAGTGCAGATAATTATAGTCGCTCTGGATCCAAGCAAATATCTAAGGAATATTAATATTACTCTTCCCTTGTTTATCATGttgtatacgagtatgtatgtatgtacatacgtgcCAGAACGAATGGAGTGCCAGCATTTCGGCTATACGTGACCTTATAGATTTTTGTGGAGTGGGCGATTTCGGTATACAATAAACTAATTTACTTGTCCATAAAGTCCGTTTATTGGCAACGGAagattttgtttgcttaatttaCTGCTCTTTCTGCACTTAATGAACAACAGACGATCATTTCGCTGTGTTTACACTTGAATTGGCGGCTGGAAAAACAGGGAAAATAGCCAGAAATTCGAATTCCTTGAACTAAATGCTTAGGAGTGGCTGAAAAACAGCGATCGTGATTGGGGACAACAGTCCACAAGTGAAGTTTTTTGTGTAATCAACTTCGCAAAGCTCAGCCCGAAATTGTCATCGTAAAAAAGTCATAATTAAGATGGATGCGTGCGGAGATGGGTCTGAAGATTTGGACACAGACGGGAAACGGAGACGGGGGACAGGGGACTGGGGCTGACTTCATGGTGAAGTGAGTTTGTGAAGCATCCGCGAAAAAACAACAGCGCCAGAATTTAGTTGTATTcggaaaaaatgtttaagcgAACAGCTCACAGACACATGGGCAATAGCCCCACGAAAGTGGATACCCCCGCCACATAGAGATCGCTGCTCTATATACCCACTGTGCACTTCATAAACAATTGACTGGCCCACATCGTGTGCACAACAAAAGATTTGGGAGGGGTGTCCGGAGTGGGGAGACGGAGAGTCTCGGCTCCGCACGACTCagtaatttcaaataatttaattaaacacaCTCGGACGTACATAGTACATGTGTGAGATCAACTTAGgaatacaaacaaaaaccaattcGTGTGCTAGATGAATGGATTCCTGAACTGGAGGAATCACCATTTACCAATCGATTTAAGCAAGTTCGGCCCCTCTGGATCTACGCCCTTGTGCCCCACGAACAGCAGAAAACGAATACAAAAATTAGATGGGCGGAGCCAAATCAGCGAGCGAATGATCCACTCGCACGGCTTATGCATTCGTGAGTAGGCTGGAGCACGGGCTccagaggaggaggaggagggtcCTATCATGCCGCATAGCCGCATAACGCCTAATCGATGGATTACTTAATTGTAATTGCCAATAAAAAACGCATATTAAGCGCTTCTGGAGGGGAACGGAAGCACCGTGCGCCTAATTTCGATGCAAATGCCAGTGGAAATGCCAGAGGAAAGTGTCCCCAACCCAGTTCCGAGTTGGTGAACATGGGCTCTGTCGGCTCGTCTTACACGACACTTTGTGGACTCGCCTGGTCAGCAAGAACACTATCTGtttatttcgtatttcgtATGAGGAAATGGTATCACAATCCGAGCACTTCACAGAAAAGTGGACAGCGCGGGCGTTGCCTTTTAGGGCATTTCGTTAGCTGCCCACCAGGCAtttaaaaatcgttttttaAAACTTCGATGATGTCACAGATCGCGTATATATACATTCCAAATTAATCATTTatcaaatgcaattcaatCAATTTATTAGCTGTTCTGGCGTCATTAAAACaaagctttttttttaatacttttgcGATTGCGCCGTGGGCGCCGTTTTCTGCAGTTTCTTAACCTTGGTTcgttaaatgttttaaaactTGTTTTCACTGCttatgtttttgttgtgtgGGTTGAAGTCGAGCACAGATCACTTTGCAACTGCGGTTTCAGATCTGCATTACACATGATTCATTCGCAGTAACTAATAAAACATCTTAACTTCCCCGCGAGTCATCTCGCTTAAGTAAAGATTTGGCGCAACACCGGACTGATTTGCATAATCGATGAGATGACTCATTGACCCATCGGAGATCTTCCTCGGGCTTTCAAAAACTGTtttcaaaacacaaaacactcAGCGCCTAAGCAAAAAACGCACCACTCTGCTGCGCGATCATTACCTTGCTCGTTAATATCCAGACAACGACTAATCTGATCCGTGAAAGCGATCGAAGAGGCGGGCTCTTAACaggaattttaaatttaacagcATGCTAACAGAGCGCCTCTGGTGGCACTCATAGCCTGCCTATCGATACGGCTTTCATCTCTTGAGCTTGATTTTCTGAATCCCACGAATATGGGCACACTTTTGGAGACTTTTTGGGcgcatttaaaaatgtattttcaaacTTTGGGGGTTTCCCAATTACATGCCGCACTGCCAACTAATAGCAAACGTGTATGAGCTACCAGTgattaaagatatttaataAAGCGCTATGACCTAGTAAAGACGTTAAACCTCCCAAGAATGTCAAATCATACAtttgatatatacatatgtatgtccaAGCCTCTGCCCAAAAAAGTAACAGTAACTCGAAAACAACTAGCTTattgttttaacatttttatttttaagactTGCAATCACAAGTTATACGTATACAAAACACCTGAAAATTGTTGACCTGATTTACTATAAACCCTTTCAAAGGCACATGAAATAAAAGGTACAAAACTTTAAGAAACGAACTGAAGAACAACGTATGCTTAGTTACTAGAAGGTAATTCGTGTCTAAACAAATCGAATATTCTTAGTTTTTGGGAAACCCAGTATAGAAGGCCTGAAATAATGAGCGTTTTGCAAATGCGGTCCAGAACATACATGCTGgaatacaagaaaaaaaaggttaaacaCTACAGATGGAAGTAAAATATTACTTACAATCTTAATTGAATGCGTGATTTCGGCAAGGAAGTTAAAGGTTCCTTCATCACATACTGACGGCCACCCAAAATACTGACTTTCATGTACTCATAATCGTCGACGTCGTCGGTATTAATCTTAAATCTGTCGAAAATAGAATGGCATTACCAACCTATTTAGTACATAAAAGTTTATATGTATAATGCTTACATCCTTCGATCGGTAGATCCTAGTTCTTTGTAGATCTGATCAAAGTGTGTGGATTTGAAGTCCCAGCTGCGCGTGGTAAAGAACTGCAACACCTCCAGACCCACAGCGATTTTGGTTTGAACCCGGATCATGCTAGACAAACAGAAAAGTGGCAGGTTAGATAACTTGTTCGGTACTGCCAAATTCCTTTGAAGGCCTTACAAGCGACGTTGTCCGAAGATCAGCAGTAGAAAGTCGATAAGGTAGGCTGGCAGCCACATAAACAGAATGGTGCAGATGGTGTGGTAGAACTTGCTGGACGTCATGTTGCCGTCGGGATACCAGAGTCCAACCTCGAAGGGGTACTTTATGCCCAAGTCGCGCCCCACGTCCATTATCCACTTCCATGTGCGCTTTTTGGCATCGTCCACGGTCAAGTTGTAGACTGGAATCTGAAGAGGTCTGTGGCAAAAGCTATACAACACATTCACATGGGTGGCTTCTGAACAATTTACCTCTTTTCCGCCAGACTGTTGTGGTATGGTAACAAGATCAGGCCGTTAATGGCGATGTCCACAGGGATAACTTCCGATTTTAGCTCCCCGTTGCAGATCATGGAACGGATAACTCCTTTTCCGGCGCCAATAAGGACACCCGTGGGTCCGTTCATGTTGTCCACCCAACCTGGCAGGGGCTCAGCGATAGCTGGAGTTACTGGAGAACAAAGTACATGTCAGTATGCTGAGACACAAGGGCCGCTATTGGTGACGGGTTTGGGAAAGAGAAACACGGCGCAGTTGGCCAAATGTGAATATTCAACAACCTACaatcatatttatttggaTTCAAAACCTCGAATATGCGTAACTACAACTAAGCTAAGTGACTAATTAAATGCCTGTGACCGTGACCACCAAACCAATGCAAGTCCACGGAGAACCAGAATCAGAATATAGCCAGCACCCCCGTCCACTTGAGGAGGTAGTAGAAGAACAGTCCCACAATCACCGTCTTGCACACGACGTCCACGACCCATTGGCTGGAAGTAAAGACAGGTGAGTCATAGTTGATAGTACAGCCTTGTGGCTAACTTACATCTTCATGTGGACGCGTGCCCTGGGCAgatcctcctccttctccttgagGATAAACTTTCGAGCACCCTTGGCACACTCAACCATGTACTCCTCCTCGGTGTTCTCGGTGTTCATGTTCATGTTAAAGCTAAACCAGGGTAGTGAAATGTTCATATGTGGCTACTATCAGTAGATGGGTTCGACAGCACTTACATCGCCTTGTCTTCCTCGTTGAGTTTGTTCCATAGGGAGGCGTAGTTCTCAGAACGGAAGATCCAGGCATTGAGGGTAAAGAACTGCAGGACTCCCAGACCTGTGGATATCTTCTCCTGAACTCGCAGCATGCTGGGGAGGAATACGGCATTTATATACGGCTTCATTTGAGGTGAAGTGCACTCACGGCGCAACTTACAATCTCTTCTGGCCCAAGATCAGCATCAGGAAGTCCAGGAAGTAAGCGGGCAGCCAATGGAACAGGGCCACGTTGAAGTTGTGGTAGAATTGGTTGGTGGTCACGCAGGGGTCCGGGTACCAGAGACCGGCGTTAAAGGGGAACTGCTTGTTGATGCGCTTGCTCATCTCCACCACGGTGCCCATGGTCATCTTCCTGTGGTCCGCATTGGTTATATTGTACACGGGCACATTGGTGGGCCGCTTGGCCTGCTTGTTGAACTCGTAGGGAATGACGATCAGTCCGTTGATCGCGTAGTCGACGGGAATCACCTCCGCCTTGTTCTGCTGGTTCACCAGCACGGACCGGATCACGCCCTTTCCGCATCCGATCATCAGGCCAGTGGGTCCGTTCAGGTTGTCCACCCATCCGGGCAAGGGCTCGAAGGCAGCCGGAGACACTGCAGGAAGGAAGAGGGGTTTACTAGGAGCTGTCTGATGGGTGCTTCACGTGAAACCAGTCTACATACCACGAGCCCAAGATGATGGTCACCGAAGCCGTATTAAGTGTGAATGTGTGTGGTGTGGAGTGGTGTGCGTGTAAGTGGTGTAGTTGTATGGTGGGGATTATGTTTTCAGGATGAGTGTGTGAATTTAGAAATTGGGAAATAGTGTGCGATCGGGGGAAATATCATTGTGCTCTTTCTCCTGTGTGTTCTGTGTATTCTGTGTATTCTGTGTGttctgtgtgttttgtttgtgttgttcGTGTTGTCGCGCGAGTCCTCTGGATCAACACTTGTACACTTGAAGCACAGACACATAAGCTCAGTACACAgactttttattttgacacGAAACATAGATAATCACTTAAAGTAGAAATGAAAACCAGATCCGAGGCCTCTCGTCGAGAGGCTCGAAGTATGCCCCAAGCGAACCTAAGCAAAGATTGATTGAGAAAAGCGCGCAAATGAATTGGGAATCGTGATAACTCCGGGCTGCCGTCGTCTTAGACGCCCAGCAGACGTGCCACCAACCCGTAGGTCCAGTAGCACAGGGTGCCCACGATGAGCGTCTTGCAAGCGCGGTCCAAGATGTACATGCTATAAATGAGAGGAAGACCGTGCTTAGAGATCGGGCTCAGGGTTCGGGGATCTGTGGCTTACAGCTTCAGCTGGAGCCGGGCGCGGGGCAAGCTGTCGGGCGACTCCTTCATCAGGTACTGTCGCCCTCCCTGGACAC is part of the Drosophila yakuba strain Tai18E2 chromosome 2R, Prin_Dyak_Tai18E2_2.1, whole genome shotgun sequence genome and encodes:
- the LOC120320441 gene encoding putative fatty acyl-CoA reductase CG5065; the encoded protein is MNGPTGVLIGAGKGVIRSMICNGELKSEVIPVDIAINGLILLPYHNSLAEKRPLQIPVYNLTVDDAKKRTWKWIMDVGRDLGIKYPFEVGLWYPDGNMTSSKFYHTICTILFMWLPAYLIDFLLLIFGQRRFMIRVQTKIAVGLEVLQFFTTRSWDFKSTHFDQIYKELGSTDRRM